tcctcctgccacaCAGAGGTACAATTAAGAGCCTTATGTTACATATCCCAACCTGCCTGAGTAGGTTTATGCCTACTTGCCCTTAAAAGCATCAGCTTGATTTACTTAACTGATCTTATACAATTCACTGGAAGACCCTAGCTGATATCCACCTCATACTCACCCCCATCTCCTCTTCACGAACTACATACTGGGCCACTTTGAAGGAGCTGAGATACTCATTCATGCCCTGAAGTTCTGTGTCTTCTGTTTCATCCTGGTTCCGATCCAACAGGCGCTCAATTGCTTTGTCATCGTAGTGGATAACACTGCTGTCCTCGCCTTCTTTGTTATCCCCTGAGGGAGAAGCACAGACAGACATCTATGTGGATCTCAAGGGACTACGAGAGGATATGGCACCCTAGACCTCTTTGTAGAGCTCTGATCAGTACTGTGCCTACAGTTACTAGCTAACTAAGGATTCAGTCCTTCCCCACCTCCTTCAGTTCTACTTTCAGGCACTCACCACCCTCAGTTGCCTCATCCTTGAAGAGCTCTTCAGTGCCAAATTTGAGAATGTCATCAAGTTCCTGTTTTGACATGGAGCCTGTCTTGGAGCCCAATCCTGGTCTCACTACCAGATGAGTTagcatcattttcttcttggccacctgagtGATACGCTCCTCCACTGAGGCCCTTGTCACAAAGCGGTATATCATCACTTTCTTGTTCTGTCCAATTCTATGTGCACGACTGAAGGCCTGGAAGAGGGAGACACTCAGAACAGTCTAGAGCAACACAAGCAATTGCCTGCTACACCCCACCTACCTCCACAAGTTTCCCAGTTGCCTTCATGTTTGCTCTTAACATTGGTTAAGACATGCCCTGGAAGAATCCTCTACTTGTTCACTTTCCACCTCCACCCATCCTCACTGCTCTAATTTTGCATGTTTCTAGAAGGGAAGTCACCACAAATTCCTTCACTCCCTCTGATGCTTTCACTTCCCTTCTTCCTCACAAAGGCCCCCTACAGTGAGTGGTCTCATTCAAACTCACCTGGATATCATTGTGGGGGTTCCAGTCTGAGTCATAAATAATCACAGTATCTGCTGTGGCCAAGTTAATACCAAGACCCCCAGCTCGAgttgaaagcagaaagcagaactgctgagcaccaggagcttggaaaaaaaaaagagaacagaggcAATCAAGGGAGAGCACATTACTCAAACAAGGATTTTATCATCTCAGGGGAATCACTACCAGTTTAAGATTCCAGGAGAGCAATGGAACACTCGGGCCACTATCAACAATCCCATATTGAACACtaaacacatacaaaacaagaaatttaattttgtacatAAAATACAGAGGAGAATTCTTACCATTGAAGCGATCAATAGCCTCTTGACGCATGTTGCCTGTAATTCCTCCATCAATCCGCTCGTATTTATATCCTTCATGTTCTAGGAAGTCTTCCAAAAGGTCTAACATTTTAGTCATCTGCATATCAAAAATcaccacaaaaaaaagtgagggaCAAGGGGATACCAGAACAACAGGCTCCTTTCCTCAGGAACAGAATTCTCAGCTTTAAGGTTTTCCCCTCACATACCTGAGAGAATATGAGCACCCTGTGACCTCCTTCCTTGAGATTCTTTAACATCTTCTGGAGCAGCAACAGCTTTCCAGATGCTCGAATAAGAGCACTACCATCATACATGCCATTTGGCATCTTTGGAgcttcctaaaaagaaaaaaaagtgaggggtaagagaagaaaactgcTTCTGCTTGATATTAGTCCCTAGCTGTGTTCTTCAGATGCTGACTCACGTCTAGTCATTTAACTCAGTACAACCACAATGCATAGCATTACTTATACAAAACATCAGTGCCAGCCTGTGCTACTTATTTTGCAATTTAACTCCTAGATCCCTTCTTCTTTCTGAGTCAGTCCCTACTGTGTCTCCCTCATCCTGAGTGAATCAAAAGATGTTCCTACTTGTCAATAAAGATACTGGAAAAGGATAGGCCTTCCAGTATGTGATGTCTCCATAAAGGCAGAAATATacaagatgggaaaaaaaagcacaagaataAAAAGGGAATCCCTCCATACTTGCCATGGAGCTCATGGTCTCCCTGGTAACAGCCAGCAGGGAATTTGCTTATATAAGAGTAAGTCAGCAACTGGACATACCATAGCAGCCACAGGAAAGAGGTAGGGGTGGTTGCAGCACTTCTTCAGATCCATAACAACATTCAGCAAGGAAACTTGGTTACCACCACCACGTGCATTCAGTGCCTCAAAGTTCCTtgtcaaaatgtatttatagtatttcctgaaaagggaaaaaaacatatatatatatatatatatatatatatagacacacacacacacaccccccagGCACCCCTCATGAGAGCAACTAACATACTCTTTTGTTAACCTGTGTACAACTCCTGGCACTACCTGGCAACTACCTAGGCTCTGCCAGTGGCAGTTACTATCCTTTTAACCCTTACATCAGACCACAGGACTATTCCTCCCCTCaactacagcagcagcaggaagttTTCCTCCTATCCGCTGTGCGGAAAACTCTACAGTGAGGCTAAGGCTGTTTCAGCAGCTTCTTTGGAACTGCAGAACAGAGCAACAGTAGTTCCACAGCAAATGCTCCATCCATCCCCACACTCACTTCTGCATGGGGCTCAACTCCACTCTGACAATAAGTTCTGTCTTAGATGGCATGTTCTTGAAAACGTCAGCTTTGAGACGCCTCAGCATATGCGGGCCCAGCATGTCATGCAGCTTCTTAATCTGATCTTCCTTGGCTATATCCGCAAACTCTTCTAAGAAGCCCTCCAAGTTactgcagagaaacagacaTTCAGCAAAatccacaaaggaaaaagagcaaaaaaaaaaaaaagggggataGGAGTTTCAAGACAAGCAGGCTTTGCCTGAACTTGCACTGCAAGACATACTGGAATCTCTCTGGTGTCAGGAAGTTCAGCAGGTGGAACAGTTCTTCCAGGTTGTTCTGCAGGGGAGTTCCTGTAAGCAGCAGCTTATGCTGGAGTGAATAACCGTTCAGCACACGGAAGAACTGgaaaagcagggaaggaagagagagagagagacacaaAGACTTAAGTCACAGTCCTACAAAAAAAAGTCCtagaaaaaagaacaacaagcTAGAATTTGATTTAGATCATAACAGCTGTTTGGATAAGAGCTCCAAGCAGCTCTCATTCCAGTCAGGGCCACTAGACTGATCTTATTTGGATCACTCTTCTGCATAAGAAATGACTGCAGCAAGTCCTACAAGCCATCAGGTACTAGAAGGTTTCCCTTGCTTTTTTAAGTTACAAGCTTTCAGACCACCAACCTTTTCCAGACTGCTATACTATGTactttttcctctaaattaGTGTTCTACATTCTTGCTTCTCTGGCTCGAGACTTCTAGAAATAACTAAGTCAGTCTTCCTATTCATATCAATCCTGGCAGCATTCCAGAGTTCTGAacaagcagaggagaaagagctAAGGGTTTGCCAATGTGTCTTTAAAGTAATTTGTGCTGGTTTTCACAACAATGAAGTAATTCCAGACAGAACTAGTGAGCAGGTAAGGTACTGAACTGAAAAGCACAAGTATATAGTGTTCGCTAGCGCAAACTGACATAGCAGTAATTTATGAACTTGGccatttgtttgctctttttaaacTTAACATGATACAGCATCAAACAGTATGAGAGTAGCTTGTACTAGGTggcaaacaaaaatcaagagaTACCACCACTCATTTTGGTTATCATACCAGAAGGATTCCTTTCTTGGAATCAAATACGGAAGTTACTCATATCTGCAAAAGATACCCTTTGGTAGGTAAACATCACCACCTGTCAAAAAAGCTGATCTGTCTTGCAACCATACACCTAAAGCTGTCCTTAAGGGACAGGAAACAAATCTAGAAAAAGGTAGACTTAACGGTCTTGGTGGATATCCAATTGCAACTTAGTCATTGTGAAGCCTTGAGACTTAATATTCTCTTTCAGTTCATGAGTACGAATAATAAGTGTTCATTACCATTTCCAATAATTTCAATTCTAAGCACAGAACAACATCCAGTTTTAGGGCCTACAATCAAACATGATCTGGAAACTGGATATCAAGCACAGCTGTGATATATTGGAAAGATACCTCACACTTGGATCTGAAAagttaaagctttttttttctttaaacaaagaagTAACTTTCTCTTACAGTCTGCAAGAACCTATAAAACCAGATTTCCAGTAACAGTTGTTTTTAGTGTACTAAGCCCTAGAATCCAGCTGAAGACAGACAAATCAATACCAGAATTAAAGCACAAGGGCTTAGGGAGGGGCTGGATTAAGAAAGTACAGTCAATTCAACTGAATTAAAACAAGCTTAGTTAAGGTGCAGCCTTGTATGAAAGCAGCTGTATGGCTTTCAGCATTTGCCCAGGCATTGTTGGACACCCCTGGCCACCTCTCCCATTTCTATAACATTTAATTAGCTCTGCCACAAAGCTTGATGAATGCAGAGACCAAGACTACTCTGGAAGCAGGACAATTGTACTCATGAAGCTTGTCTTACACTCAATATGGTAAACCCTTTCAGAATAGAGCTGTTGCAGGTATATGATCTGCTTCCAGAGAAgcctgtttttaagaaaaaacatccaGGTTTTGCgtgtttgttgggttttttaaactttattttttttttttaaagttttccagTATACACCAATTGCCTACTCAACCAGAGAGGAAACTGTTTTAATGAATGAGACACATGACAAGTGAAATTGTTACcagttataataaaaatgaaggttgttccccccacccctccccgcCTTTAAGATAATGCATCAAATTTGCTGTCAAATATATGACTAAGAGCTGGCAGACAAACTTACTTGCTTAGGAACAGCAATCTATTCTTCTGAACAATCTCTGCAACGCGTGTCATGCCTATAAACCTTATTACCTATGCTTTTCTGTACCTTAGACTGATTGTTCTTCAGTCGGTGAGCTTCATCCACAATGAGACAGGCCCAGTCAATAGACCCCAGTATGGCCATATCAATTGTGATCAGTTCATAGGAGGTGAGAAGCACGTGGAACTTCACAGCAGCTTccttctgcaaaggaaaaggagggacATGATAATGAGATAATGGAATGCCCCAAGACAAAGGGGATGCAGGGTCTCTCCAAGCTGTTCCAACAAGCCATGGTTGAACAGCATGTCAAAACCATTTCTCACACGCAGTTTCCTGTCAACAGATTCAAAATACTACCCAAGCATTCCAGTTCTTCAATCCCCTATTACTTGTTTTACTCAAGTCTCCTCAACCCCTTTGTTACTTACTACCTATGTACAGTAACCAAGTCTTGAAACAAGTTTACAAATAAGCAGTGAATAGAGGAATGTTATGGAAAGATCCGGTGATATGTAGCTCATCAAGAAGTTAAGACTTAGATAAATAGCttagaaaaatttaaatttgttaGTACTTCGTGCAGATAAATTTCAAGGGAAACCAAAACCAAGGAGTCCTATTTAACTCTGCCACTGGGAAAACTTTTCCTAGTAAAAAAAGGTGGTAGCTAGActaaaattctattaaaaaacagCCACCTATATCAGGATCTTCCTATCTGGGCACAGAACGCAACTTCTCGGATGTCTAGATGTGGCTTTACGACCAGCCAGTTCCTCATACAGACTTAAGGAGGAGTCAAATTGATGCAGGTTGGCAATTCTGACATTGACTTAGATCTGTAGGAAGTATGATATACAACTTCACAGATTAAGCAGAAGAATAAAGAGACTTGCCTATAGCCAGTATTGCTTTAGTCAACAccctttttcttcagtgctgtatGGTTCAGACTGGTAAGTGCTTAAAACAGTCTAGAAAAGGAGTCTAACTAAATACCCAATAGTCATCAATTTGTAGTTATTTCCCCTGCAAAGCTAAAAGTATAGTCAGTTCCCAGGGATTTCAGAATATCTGAATCTTGGCTGCTGAAAGCCAGTCTAGCGCATCTCTTCTTCCAGCTCAGGCTTGCAATACAGCAGAGTTCTGTACCTTCATTCTGGATGCTTTTTTGCCTCCACGTATGGCATTATCCTCAAAAGTGAACTCATTCTCACGGATGATGGCCCGGCTGTCTTTGTCCCCAACATAGGTCACTACATACATATCTGGTGCCCACATCTCAAATTCTCGTTCCCAGTTGATGATAGTGGAGAGTGGGGCACTCACCAAGAAGGGTCCCTTTGAGTGGCCCTATGAACAGAATCAGTAAGAGCATTAGATGAATGCATCCACTCACTCAAGCACCATCTTCCTGGCTAGTGTTCTCACAGCTATGTTTTGCCTCTCACCTCTTTGTATAAGGAATATAGGAACACAGCTGTCTGCACAGTCTTTCCCAGACCCATTTCATCTGCCAAGATTGTATCTGTGCCCTGAGCCCAAGAAAAACGCAGCCAGTTCAGTCCTTCCAGTTGGTATGGATGCAAGGTACCCCCTGTTACATCAAGGTACTCAGGTTGCCGGTCATATTTCACTGTTGGCtacagcagaaagaaggaagagttgAGATTTACCTTAGCAATACAATTACCAAGAGTTCTTTCCTAGTCAATACATATTCCCTAGTGTAGATGAGACTCCATTGAAAACCACCAGATTAAGCCCAGTACTAAATCCCTAAAAAGCCAGAAGGTGTCCATCAACCCaacccatcttttttttttttataagctctTTCTACCAATAGCCAGCCAGTCTGTTTCCAGTTTACAAAAGCTAGGCCTTTGTCTGAAGGTTGTATGAACCCATTTACTTTTTAGGCCTGGAAGGAATTATAAGCCTTGTGTTTGTTACCCTTTGGTTTCCCATTTACCAAGCCCCGTCCCCACTCAAAATAACCAGCTCCATCAGATGGCACCAAAGCAGTAAACAGTAACTTACATCTACCGTGGGAGTTTCAGGGGGCCTTTCCAGTTTCCGCATCTTCACTTTCTTTAGCTTCTTACCAGGCCTTCCCTCTTCACCCCTCATCAGCTCCCTATGCAGAGACAGTCCCAAGAATATGCAAGTTTAATGGCTTTTGTAATAGTCCAAGGGAAAACTATCGCAAAGAACAGGGGGGCAATCGGGTAACTCAAATATGATCAAGAGAACAAAGTTGGAACCTTCATGAACTGATGGAGAGGTGTAAGGTTCCTGCCCAAAGGAATAAGGAGACAGCAACACAAAGATGTTTCTTTGCTATCTCCATATATGCAGCCAGTGCTAGGTAATGACATACTCAAATACTTTCTGTTGAGATAGAGGAACATGACCTCTAGgtattttctcctacctgtgaTTCCAGTAGGCTTGCTTGTAAAGGTCATAATCTTGGATATCCACATCCTCGCTTTCCCATGATGCCTGGTCATAGGGCAGGTCTCTCCATTTAATCAAATAGTGGACATTCCCCTTCTTATCCACACTGAGGGAGAAACCAGTAAGTCTTAAGCACAGTGAAAAGACAGCATTCACTCAATCCACTCaagtgggagagaagaaaaggatccCTTAATgaagcaacaaaaacacaagaacaatGTTTGTCATATAAACAAAAGAactcccattttttccccctcattcaCAATGCAGCTTAGCTCATCAGCTCTCCCTTAACCCTACCTAAGGCATTTGTTAAAAATCCTCCTGCTCTTCCACAGGGATAGGTATTTAAATGAGAATAATTTGTCTTCGCTTCCTTCCCTACCTATGATTAAGGATTCTGTGGATCATCATCCACTCCGGCTTGATCCCATAGCGGTAGAAGCGCTCCTCCATTTCAGCATATTTGGGGtccttgttctttctctttcgACTTTTCTCCTCTTCACCTCCGAAGTCCCCTGAGGGTGGCTCATCCATATCATTCTTGCGTTGGTAATTCCTAAACATGACTTGACagtgcagctccagctggagTCAGGACAAAGAGTTAAAGACCATAAGTCTCTCTCCCCCTCAACTACCCACAGAAATAACCATATCATAAGGGTGGATAGCTAAGAGTCTTTAACTCACCTGCAACTCTGACACCCAAGAGCAGTGCCAGTAGGACATGCCCTGCCATTTGACAAAGAACTGCCTTTCAGGCCGACCCTCCAGAGGCTTAGGAGGAGGAGCATTAGGGTCTGCATCAGGTGGACGTGGTGGTGGGGGACCAACTGGGGGCTGACCCCATTTCCAGATCAAGATCTTCTGCACCTTTCCTTTCAAAGCAGGGCACTAAAAAGTTAGACAGATTGTTATATCAGACTGCAAGTATTCTAACCACAAGTGCTGAGGAGTAGAGTGTGTTCAAAGAGTCACAGTTCTCTTCCTTAGTTATAGCTTTACTACACAGGTGGAGTTTGCTCTTTGGGCTTGGAAGCTTTCATCCTCTTATTTCCAGCATTTCCCTGAGCTTTCTCTAGTTtgtcttccctcccctcccaacCAAGACTGGGGAATCCAATTCAGTATCTTAATTTAGTCATCTCCCCAGggcacaaaaaaatcagaagttccACATGAAATACACAAATTGCTGGGCTTAATGTCAGTCCATCCAACCAGAACTCCAATGTgcagaaagtgtttttctgtggAACTATCAGCCCAATATAGGGATATACCCTGAAGCAGATTCTATTTTGTTCATTATCTTAGAAGTCCTCATCACTTACTGAAAGCATCTAATGCCATTTATAATACTTCATTTCAGTAACATCTTGCAAGTGTGAAACTTCTGACCATCTACTAAGAAAGGGCTTGGCATTACAGAGCCTGCAGTACAAAATCTGTTTGGCTCAGTAccagcttaaaatatttaagtgctgAATTTGCTTGCACTCATATTGCTGCTTTTACATATACACAGGGCCCAAGAAAACAGCTTTGGCATCCTGGACCCAAGACTGCCCAACTACTTCACACATGGGCAAACCTCATGAAACTCAATTGCTGTAATCCTGTACTTCCTGCTCTCTGGAGTAAAAACAGCCAAGCTACATCCAACCATAGAGATCCAGACCTCAGCAAACTATGACAAAAATGCAATAGCCTTCTCTGAGGACCTAGCATTTCCAGGAAAATGTGATGTTCAAAAGGGAACAGATCCATCTGCTCTTTTAGCAACAGGGGAGTGGCATAGCAGAAACTTACAGTGCAGCGAGGACACAGCCACTCCCCATTGGGAATCTCTGGCAATGGGGGATTCAGACAGTGGATGTGATAGGACGAAGGACAGGCATCACAGCATAGCAGCTCTCCTCCATCCTTGCAGACTCTACAGAACTCCATATGGTGGTCATCTTCTTCCTCAGCATCTCCCACAACATCTTCCAGGATCTCCTCACCTTCAGAGTTATCCTCCTTTGCTTCCCACTGAATGCCCTCTTTCTCCTACAGAGGTaggaaatcagaaaaatcaGATCGACGCATTCATGATTATCTTCATTAGCACTGAACAGTATCAAGTCAACTGACCTTCCCCCTTGACAAATTCAGGGGAATCCAGTACTCACACAGTGCGGGCAGCTCCATTTGCCCTCTGGGGCTTTCTCCATGTCTGGGTCGAGGCAAACCATGTGGTAGGCACGAGGGCAGGTATCACACAGTATgatttctcctccctgctggcacACCTCACAGTAGTCCTGGTGATCAGTCTCATAGCCATCCACAGCCACTGTGGAGTCCTCCTCACCTGCAGAGGATGTGGGAAGTTAGAATAGTACAAGGCACAGCAGATACAAGCCTCTTGCAGCAAGGGCTGGTGCTCCCTCAGCACCAACAGACTATACAGTTGCAGAGTGAGTTTTGGATTCTGTATCTCTCTATCCTTGTAATAAACAGGGCAGGGggcaaaaactgaaacagaagtgaaacaaaGCCCTTTGGGACTCCTTCCACCCATGAAATTAAAGGTATAGCTTAGGCCAGGAAAACTCAGCACTGTATCTGTTCCTctaccaaagagaaaaaattccTGGGCACATTTTCCTTACTGGAAGTAATATCAGGTCCTTCCTCCATGAAGAATTCTCCTCCCTCAAGTACACTGATAAGGACCCAAATGCTGCACAGACATTCCTCTCATCTCTCTATACACTTAGCTGCAATTCTGTTTCCAACTGACAGCAAGCAGcaatacctttctttttctttttcccagctttgAGTTTTTTGCGACTGCGACTACTACGGCTGGTAGATCCATCTGAAACAGAGTAGCTGTTGATGCTGGCATCATCAAAGTCTGACTCCACATCCAGATCATCGTCTTCACTCTGAGgtagggaagaagaaagatgtgCTGCTCAGGCATGCACGCTGGGGACAGCAATCAGACCCAGATCCCAGCATCTCTAGCATGTCATAGCTTCTCCTCAGAATATCACAGAAGGAGGGTCACTTACTGATGATCTCTTACGCTTGGAGCCAAATCCTCCCAGTTTGATTTTCAAAGGTGCcactttctttgttttaggTTTTTTGATATCAGGAATACGAGGACTGGCCTTTGGCTTCCGCCGGGCATTGGGTCCTGCGAACAGAGAAGCCTGTGAGTCAAAAGGATTACTGCCTTGACACCACTCTCTACCACCCTTGTCAGATTTTTCATCTCACCTTTGCCCTCCTTTGTCTTGGCTTTCCTGAGCGGCACTTCTACCGGGGGCTGCGGCAGCACAGCATCCACGTTTGTCACCATACTCTCCACTACTgcaacagctgcagctgcagcagctgccacagaTGCACCTGAACTTCCCTTGAAGGGGTTGTTTGTGCTAAACTCCCTCCATTTGGCTCCCAGTACCATCATCATCTTCGACACGGCTATTTTAGGGTTCTTGGCTGCAATAAGTGGCCTGCATACAGTTAAGGAAGGAAGAGTTACTGAACCAGCCTGAAGTCTAGATGattccttctcctcccattacgccccccccagcagcacttcTTCTCCCAAACTACATTCCTTTCTAATCTCTGATTAGAACAGGCAATGAATCTCTCCACTCCCATCCTTCACACAGCGTGGAGGTAAACGCTCCAGGATTTGGAGATCAAAATGGAATTTAGCacattagggggaaaaaagtggaCTAGGAGTAAGGACTCGCATCATTTTCAATCACCAAAAACAAAAGATGTGAACCAATTATTTTAGTGTTGCTTCAGTTTTCGCTCTAGGTAGGATGCTAGTGTCTCTAACGTGTCTTGAGGTTCCAAAACCATGAAACCTAGTCAgtccttgtccttttttttttttttttttttttttttgcttcagcagCCCTTCCAAGTGCTACAGGCTTGCAGATCACCTGACAAACTGGCTGAAAGCTTTATAGTTGGTGAGAGTGCGGTAATCCTCTTCTGTGAAGATATGGTCAATATCCTCCATGCCCCAATCCTCTAAGAGCTGAGCAGATGACTTTGGCTCCTGTGCAAAGAGAATCACAGCAACTCTGAGCAAAAGCACATACTCTACAAAAGAGCTTCTATAAATCTACATTACCCATATACCTTTCATCTACAGATGACCCAATGGGTCAAGACTGGGGGATTtccacctccagccccccccTTCACTTGTCACTGCCATAGGACACAGCCTCACTAGAACATCAGAAGTGGGAAAAGTCTGCCGATTCCATATACTTTCTAGGTGTGTTTAAGGTAGGAGAGAGGAAGGCATGCAAGATGGGAAAGCATTCAGGTCAGTCAAGTTTAGGAGAGGAAGAAACGGAACCATCCCCACTTCATGCACAGTAACAAACAGCACTGATCCCCAAAATCGGATACACGGAAGCGAGGAACAAGCAGTCTATCAGCAGGGTATCCTCTCACCTTGGAGTcatcatcttcttcctcttcttcttcttcctccttgcgcttagctttgtttttcttttccttcttaggccctaatttcttctttttcttcttcccaggtGTATAGTCACTGCCTTCACTGTCCGAGCGCAgaacctcctcttcttcctccacaAACTCATTGCCCTCACCAGAGCTGTCccccagctggggagggagggagagagaagatcAGGCAGCTGTGAGAAAATACCCTGGATAAGCACTAAATGCCACATTCTCCCCAAGCTCTAGAGGATTCGTACAATGGATTGCTGCTGTAGGTCAACAACAAAGCCAGTCCCCTCATGCCACATATCCATAGAGCATCATCCAAGACTTCCTTTTCCTCACCTCCTTCTTCTGACGCTTGCTGAGCTTGGGCACTTTGGGTTCCTTTAGTTTCTTgggcttcttcttcttcttgatTTTGGGTGTTTCAGCCTCAGATAGAAGCTCTTCTTCCGGCTCTTCTTCAGGCtctggaggggaagaggtgACGTATAATTTCAACTTCCATCTGTGCACTACACCATAGCCCTCttctcacagacttcacttgATTTGTCTAGTTGCTACATACTTACAAACATAGAAGCATTTACAACCTCTTACCCTGAACTGTTTATAACATACTACTTAATCATACGGTAAGTAACacattttcctccctcccttcaaCAAAGCCTATTTCCACAGTATTCCTTCTCCAAGCAGAGTTGCACTCAGATCTCAAGGACCAGAAGTTTGCCCTAACCAAATAAGAGGAAAGGGCAGAGAGTAGATGGCCACAACTAAAGGAGTTGAAATAGTGAATATAATGGAGAACATGAATAGGATACTGTTTCAGTCCTCAGGTCTCCAGAAGATAAGTTACTTAACCTCTTTACCTGGGCAGAGCATCCTACAGCAGCATGCAAAGTACAGTCCAGTATGCCACTACTTGGCCTCCTCCATAGGTAAGCTGCTACTCAGCAACTCGGTTCTGATTTGGATTTGGCACAACTTtctccccccagcccttccctctATGCCAGCAGCTAGCAAGCTCACCCCATGGGCAGGGCGGTGCAAGCTCCCATCCCATGGCCTGGCTCCCCGCAGCGGCCTGGCTCCCCGAGgcccccggggcaggggcagcccgcTGCTCCTTTGTGGCAGTCTGCGGGAGCAGCCCAGCCATTcgccctcccctgctgccccgcCCATCGCACACAGCCAGAGTCACTCCTTCTCCCTCCAAGGGAAAATGGCCTCCTGACcacaggagctgggcaggatgGAGGAAGCCACAGGTCGAGAGAGCTGCAGTGGTGGGATGAGGTGATGCAGGTAGAGCTCTCAAAATTTGGGGTCCCTGCATCCCTGACACACCTCCAGCCAATTAGTATCTCTTCACTCGCACGGTCCTGCAACACCAGTTCCTTCAGAGATTCCACATCTTCCTCTCCTGCTAGTTCCGATTTAGAGCCTCTAGTGTCCCATCCCTTCCAATGCATCTCTTAAAGCTCTTAAGTTTGCAAtgattttaagtttttcttcacCAAGATTTTCCTTACAAGGCTTACTGACAATCTACCCCCTACCTAAGGTCTTAGCAGGACCAGAAGGCACCTAAAGTCAAACACCAAGAGAAAAAGccaggcaaacaaaaaagccaagaaGCCCTTAACATCACTTTCCCTTTCCAGATGCAACATTTTCTCATATGATACTACAACACTACAGCATGACCTGGTAAGAAAAGCCAAACTTGTCTTA
This is a stretch of genomic DNA from Cygnus atratus isolate AKBS03 ecotype Queensland, Australia chromosome 1, CAtr_DNAZoo_HiC_assembly, whole genome shotgun sequence. It encodes these proteins:
- the CHD4 gene encoding chromodomain-helicase-DNA-binding protein 4 isoform X11, which translates into the protein MASGIGSPSPCSGGSDDDEMEILLNNAIPQHQEPEEEPEEELLSEAETPKIKKKKKPKKLKEPKVPKLSKRQKKELGDSSGEGNEFVEEEEEVLRSDSEGSDYTPGKKKKKKLGPKKEKKNKAKRKEEEEEEEEDDDSKEPKSSAQLLEDWGMEDIDHIFTEEDYRTLTNYKAFSQFVRPLIAAKNPKIAVSKMMMVLGAKWREFSTNNPFKGSSGASVAAAAAAAVAVVESMVTNVDAVLPQPPVEVPLRKAKTKEGKGPNARRKPKASPRIPDIKKPKTKKVAPLKIKLGGFGSKRKRSSSEDDDLDVESDFDDASINSYSVSDGSTSRSSRSRKKLKAGKKKKKGEEDSTVAVDGYETDHQDYCEVCQQGGEIILCDTCPRAYHMVCLDPDMEKAPEGKWSCPHCEKEGIQWEAKEDNSEGEEILEDVVGDAEEEDDHHMEFCRVCKDGGELLCCDACPSSYHIHCLNPPLPEIPNGEWLCPRCTCPALKGKVQKILIWKWGQPPVGPPPPRPPDADPNAPPPKPLEGRPERQFFVKWQGMSYWHCSWVSELQLELHCQVMFRNYQRKNDMDEPPSGDFGGEEEKSRKRKNKDPKYAEMEERFYRYGIKPEWMMIHRILNHSVDKKGNVHYLIKWRDLPYDQASWESEDVDIQDYDLYKQAYWNHRELMRGEEGRPGKKLKKVKMRKLERPPETPTVDPTVKYDRQPEYLDVTGGTLHPYQLEGLNWLRFSWAQGTDTILADEMGLGKTVQTAVFLYSLYKEGHSKGPFLVSAPLSTIINWEREFEMWAPDMYVVTYVGDKDSRAIIRENEFTFEDNAIRGGKKASRMKKEAAVKFHVLLTSYELITIDMAILGSIDWACLIVDEAHRLKNNQSKFFRVLNGYSLQHKLLLTGTPLQNNLEELFHLLNFLTPERFHNLEGFLEEFADIAKEDQIKKLHDMLGPHMLRRLKADVFKNMPSKTELIVRVELSPMQKKYYKYILTRNFEALNARGGGNQVSLLNVVMDLKKCCNHPYLFPVAAMEAPKMPNGMYDGSALIRASGKLLLLQKMLKNLKEGGHRVLIFSQMTKMLDLLEDFLEHEGYKYERIDGGITGNMRQEAIDRFNAPGAQQFCFLLSTRAGGLGINLATADTVIIYDSDWNPHNDIQAFSRAHRIGQNKKVMIYRFVTRASVEERITQVAKKKMMLTHLVVRPGLGSKTGSMSKQELDDILKFGTEELFKDEATEGGDNKEGEDSSVIHYDDKAIERLLDRNQDETEDTELQGMNEYLSSFKVAQYVVREEEMGEEEEVEREIIKQEESVDPDYWEKLLRHHYEQQQEDLARNLGKGKRIRKQVNYNDGSQEDRDWQDDQSDNQSDYSVASEEGDEDFDERSEARRPSRKGLRNDKDKPLPPLLARVGGNIEVLGFNARQRKAFLNAIMRYGMPPQDAFTTQWLVRDLRGKSEKEFKAYVSLFMRHLCEPGADGAETFADGVPREGLSRQHVLTRIGVMSLIRKKVQEFEHVNGRWSMPELAEIEENKKLSQPSSPSPKTPTPSTPGDTQPNTPAPVPPPEDGVKVEEGASTKEQGESAEPEKELSASATETEVPMEQCAQPVETPPQEAKSPANPTEAEEKKVEEPEVKERPDEPMEVESKADVEKVEDRAPIENTPEPPIITLDEKDEKKEDDKRDVVMLQNGEMLKESVDERHKKAVKQRFMFNIADGGFTELHSLWQNEERAATVTKKTYEIWHRRHDYWLLAGIINHGYARWQDIQNDPRYAILNEPFKGEMNRGNFLEIKNKFLARRFKLLEQALVIEEQLRRAAYLNMSEDPSHPSMALNTRFAEVECLAESHQHLSKESMAGNKPANAVLHKVLKQLEELLSDMKADVTRLPATIARIPPVAVRLQMSERNILSRLANRSSEPPPPPPPQQVAQQQ